GCATTGGATATGCAGAAGGAAGGGGGCGAGATAGAAGCGGTCTTTTATACTCAATTTATAATGCAATAACACCATGTCATTGGACGATTTATTATCCCAGGACGAAATCGACGCTCTTCTCCACGGCGTCGATGAGGGTAAGGTTGAAACAGAAACCGCCCCTACCTATAGTGCCGATGAAGTTCGGAGTTATGACTTTACCAGTCAGGACCGGATTGTCCGGGGCCGGATGCCAACCCTGGAGATGGTCAACGAACGGTTTGCCCGGTATTTCCGCATCAGTCTGTTTAGCTTGTTGAGAAGAACAGCGGAAGTTACCTTCAGCGGCGTCCAAGTGATGAAATTTTCGGAATTCATCCATAGTTTGTTTGTGCCCACCAATCTTAATTTGATCCGCTTTCAGCCGCTCAGGGGACGGGGATTGATTGTATTTGATCCCAAATTGGTGTTTACCGCCGTGGATAATTATTTTGGCGGCAGCGGGCAGTTTTACAACAAGGTGGAAGGGCGGGAGTTTACGCCCACGGAGATGCGGGTAATCCAAATCCTGCTGAATTTGGTTTTCAAGGACCTGCACGAAGCCTGGAAGCCGGTGATGGAAATTGAACTGGAATATATGAATTCCGAGGTCAATCCCCAGTTTGCCAATATCGTCAGCCCTTCGGAAATCGTGGTCAATTCCACTATTCATATCGAGCTGGAAGGGGGTGGTGGGGATCTTCACATCACTTTGCCCTATTCCATGATTGAGCCAATCCGCGAACTTTTGGATACCATCCAGAGTGACCGCGGAGATGTGGATGAGCGCTGGCGCAATGCGCTTCATTATGAAGTGATGCAATCGCAAGTCGAGCTCCATGGCCTGCTCTTGGACAAGCAACTGACGGTGGAGCAATTGCTGGATTTGCGCCCTGGCGATGTTATTCCCGTGGAAATGAATGAAAAAGCGACCTTAATGGCGGAAGAAATCCCTATTTTCAAGGGGCGGGTGGGTATTTCCAATGGCAACTATGCAATGAAATTGATGGAAAAAATAGAACGCGGTCCGGACTCCAAACCCTGTCCTGAACAAATTGAACACGAGAAAGCAGAGGATGTTACCCATGAGTGACGAAGAAGAACTAGAACCCACGCCAGAACCAGACGATGTAGATGAACTTCTGGAAGGCGCGGCGGCCTCGTCTTCGGAAGAATCCGGCGAGGCAGAGGAATCCACCGGCGAGGACGATCTCGAGGATGCTTGGGGTGCTGCCTTGGCGGAACAGGCCGATGCCGAAGTGGTTGACGAGGCGGAAGAAGGCGGAGATGAAATTGCGCCAGCCACCTATGAAAATCTTGAGAATCAGGGAATCACCGAATCCAGAACGCCGGAAGACATCAACCTGGACGTTATTCTCGATGTTCCCGTCACGGTATCTCTGGAAATTGGTCGGACGCGCATGAGTATCCGCAATTTATTGCAACTGACTCAAGGTTCAGTCGTGGAGCTGGACCGGTTGGCGGGAGAGCCCATGGATGTTTTGGTCAATGGCACCTTGATTGCTCACGGTGAAGTGGTGGTGGTGAATGATAAATTCGGTATTCGTCTCACCGATGTGATCAGTCCGGCGGAACGATTGCGCAAGCTTCGATGAAAAATATTTGTTTGATAACAGGATTGTTTTTCCCCCAAATGGCATTGGCGGCGGATGAATATGGCCAGTCCCATTGGAATCTGGCGTTAATCGGACAGTGGCTTGGGGGATTGGTGACAGTGGTGGCCCTGATTCTGGTGTGTTTGTGGGCATTACAGCGGTTGGGCCGCTGGAGCGCGCCTGCCGGCGGGCAAATCCGGATGTTGGGAGGATTGTCCTTGGGAGGCAGGGAAAAGCTGGTGGTGGTGGAAGTGGGAGAAACCCAGTTAGTGTTGGGCATCTCTCCCGGCAGGGTACAAACCCTGTGTGTCCTGGAGGAAGATAAACGGTTATCGCCCAGTTCTGAACCCAGTTTTGGAGAGCAGCTCCAGCGGTCATTGAAAACAAGGGAGCAGAGCAAATGAAGAACGGGTTCGGCATGGTTTTTCTTTTGAGTGTGCCAGGGTTGGCGGTCGCGGCGCCGGGTTTGGAAGCGGTGCAAGTGACCACTGCCCCGGACGGTGGCAAAAGTTACACCATCAGCATCCAGGTATTGGCGCTGATGACGGCCCTGACGCTGTTGCCTGGATTGCTGTTGTCCATGACTTCCTTCACCCGCATTATCGTGGTGTTGGCGATTCTCCGTCAGGCATTGGGGACCGGCCAAACGCCCAATAACCAGATTCTGCTCGGGATTTCCTTGCTGCTGACCTTTTTCATTATGATGCCGGTGTTCGATCAGGCATACAAAACCGGTATTGCCCCCTATCTGGAGGAGAAAATAGAAGCAGGCGAAGCCCTCAAGCGGGTTACCGTGCCCCTGCGAAAGTTCATGCTCCGCCAGACCCGGGAAAGCGATCTGGGCTTGTTTGTCCGCCTGTCTGGCCGGGAAGACCTGGAGAGCCTGGACGATGTTCCCATGAGCATGTTGATTCCGGCCTTTATCACTTCGGAGTTGAAAACCGCTTTTCAAATCGGATTTTTGTTGTTTTTGCCCTTTTTGGTGATTGATTTGGTGGTTGCCAGCGTGTTGATGTCCATGGGGATGATGATGTTGTCTCCGGTAATTATCTCTCTGCCATTCAAGCTAATGTTGTTTGTGTTGGTAGATGGCTGGGCGCTGGTCATAGAAACCCTGGCTGCCAGTTTTTACACTGTGTAAAGCGTTTTTATCATGGATGCCGATACCGTCATGACCGTGGCCCATGAAATGTTGTGGGTGACATTGAAACTGGCAGCGCCCATTTTGCTTTCCGTATTGGCCGTCGGGCTGGTGGTGGCCATGTTTCAAGCGGCTACGCAAATTAATGAGATGACCCTCACGTTTGTCCCCAAACTCATTGTCATCGCGCTGGTTTTGGTGTTGGCGGGCCATTGGATGTTACGGTTGCTGACCGAATACACCCGCGAGCTTTATGAGAATATTCCGAGGCTGTTAGGTGGATGAAAGGAGCAATAAAGATTTCACCATTTTGTCTATCCGGACCTGGGGTCAGGAGTTCCAGTCTTCCATCCGCGGGTGTTGGCGGCCCGGATGGCAGCCATCAAGCCCCCAGGGATGGGTTCACGGCGTCCCGCGGATGGAAGACTGGAACTCCTGTTAGTTGAACCATGATTCATTGGACGGAAGCCCAGCTATTGGAGTATTTATCCCGTTTTCTTTGGCCCCTGCTTCGCACAGGGGCTTTCATCATGGCCATGCCGGTATTCAATAGCCATTCAGTGCCGGTAAGGGTGCGGGTCATCATGGCGGTAACGCTCTGCTGGATAGTCGCTCCAACCCTGGAGTCTGTACCAGTTCTGGATATGCTGGGATTTTCAGCCATTTTGGTGGCCATGCGGGAAGTGCTGATTGGCATGGCCATGGGCTTTATCATGCAAATGGCCTTTGCCGCCTTGATTTTTGCGGGGCAAAGCATTGCCTACAGCATGGGGTTAGGCTTTGCTTCCATGATTGATCCGCAATTGGGGGTTCAGGTGCCGATTATTTCCCAGGCATATTTGCTTTTTGCCACCCTGGTTTTTTTGGCCGCTAATGGGCATTTGGTGCTGATCGAAATGATCTCGGCCAGCTTCCATACGCTGCCCGTGGTGATGGAAAGTCTAGCGCGGGAGGATTTGTGGACCATCGTTCGCTGGAGCGCCACGGTATTTATCGGCGGCGTTTTATTATCCCTGCCCATTGTGGTGACTTTATTGTTCGTCAATATAGCATTTGGCATTGCGACCCGAGCCGCGCCGCAATTAAACATTTTTTCTGTGGGTTTCCCCGTAACTTTAATGTTAGGATTGGCGATGGTGTGGGTAACCTTTCCCGCCGTGCTGCATCGTTTTTCCCTGAGCTTGCCAGCGGCATATGAATTGATTGCCAAGCTATTGAGGTTGTAAGGCATGGCGGAAGATTCAGGCCACGAACGGAGCGAAGAACCCACCGCCAAACGGCTGGACGATGCCCGCAAGAAAGGCCAGATCCCCCGTTCCCGGGAGTTGAATACCTTCGTGGTGCTGCTGGCCGGGGTAATGGGGTGCAGTATTTTTGGTGGTTACATGGCGGAAAGATTACGCCAGACCATGACCGCAAATTTTAAGCTGGAAAGGAAAGAGTTGTTTGATTCAGATGCCCTGCTGGTTCACAGTGGCGAAGCATTCACCAATATATTGAGCATGTTAACCCCCTTCCTGGCTTTAATGGTATTGGCCGCCTTGGCGGCGCCCCTGGGATTGGGGGGCTGGATGTTCAGCTGGGGAAGTCTGCAACTCAAATTCAGCAAACTGAATCCCTGGGAAGGCTTCAAGCGGATGTTCGCCACCAAGGGATTGGTGGAACTGATCAAGTCGCTGCTCAAGGTTTTGTTGTTGGGCGGGGTAGCCACGCTTTTGCTGCAAGCTTTTCAGCGGGAAATTTTTGGGTTGATCCAGCAGAATTTGCAACCTGCGCTCAGCCACGGGCTGGAGATTCTGTGGCGGGCAACATTGCTCCTCAGCGCCGCTTTGGTGGTGCTGGTGGCCATCGATGTGCCATACCAGCTTTGGGATCATCGCAAAAAGCTCAAAATGACGCTGCAAGAAGTCAAGGATGAAATGAAAGAATCGGAAGGCCGCCCCGAGGTCAAGAGCAAGATCCGCCAGCTCCAACATGAACGGGCATCCCAACGGATGATGGAGGAAGTGCCCAAGGCGGACGTGGTCGTGACCAACCCTACCCATTACGCGGTGGCACTGAAATATGATCAACAAGGGGGCGGAGCGCCCAAGGTGGTGGCCAAAGGGGTGGACATGATTGCCGCGCAAATCCGCAACAAGGCGGTGGCGGCCGAGGTGCCACTGGTAGCGGCTCCGCCACTGGCCAGGGCCTTGTACTACAACACCGAATTGGAGCAGGAAATCCCGGAAGGGTTATACCTGGCAGTGGCCCAGGTGCTGGCTTACGTCTATCAGCTTAAAGTGGCGACCCATCCTGGCGAACGGCCGCCTCCACCAGTGGATTTACCGGTTCCGGAAGAATATTTACGACATTCGGGAGACATTAGGGAATGAACATTAATGTAATCCTGACCAGAATGAAGCAATTGGGCGGCGCGGGCCTGGGCGCGCCATTGCTGGTGACGTTGATGCTGATGCTGTTGGTGTTGCCGCTGCCCGCATTTGTGCTGGATTTGTTTTTCACTTTCAATATCGCTTTTTCTCTCATTATTCTTTTGGTAGTCATCTATACGGCCAAACCGCTGGACTTTGCCATATTTCCCACCGTATTGCTGGTGGCAACCCTATTGCGGTTGGGGCTGAACGTAGCCTCTACCCGCATTGTCTTGTTGGAAGGTCACGAAAGCCCGGAGGCGGCGGGCAAGGTGATCGAGGCATTTGGCGCCTTTGTCATCGGCGGTAATTTCGCCGTGGGGCTGGTGGTGTTTGCCATTTTGGTCATTATCAACTTTGTGGTAGTGACCAAAGGGGCGGGGCGAGTGTCGGAAGTCAGCGCCCGTTTCACCCTTGACGCGATGCCGGGCAAGCAAATGGCCATTGACGCGGATCTCAATGCCGGCCTGCTGTCCCAGGACGAAGCCCGTCAGCGCCGGCTGGAAGTGGCGCAAGAAGCGGATTTCTACGGCGCCATGGATGGGGCCAGCAAGTTTGTCCGCGGCGATGCCATCGCCGGGATCTTGATTCTTTTCATCAATGTCATTGGCGGTCTGGCCATTGGCATGGCCCAGCATGACATGACCTTTGCCGAAGCCGTCGAGCGTTACACCTTGTTGACCATCGGCGACGGCCTGGTGGCGCAAATTCCTTCCCTGTTATTGTCAGTGGCTTCGGCCATTCTAGTGACCCGGGTTTCCAGCAGCACCGAGGATATGGGCCAGCAGTTCAGCGGTCAGTTTTTCGATCACCCCAAGGCCTTGGCCATCAGCGCCGCGGTGATTGGCCTGTTGGGTTTGATTCCGGGAATGCCGAATTTGCCGTTTTTACTGCTGGGAAGCGTTTTGGGGGCGGGGGCTTATTATCTGTACCGACGCAATCGAGTGCTGGAAACCCAGGCTGAAGAGGCCCTGGTCCCGCCGCCGGAACCGGAAGTCAAAGAATTGAGCTGGGATGATGTGATGCCCGTAGACCGGATTGGCTTGCAAGTGGGCTACCGGTTGATTCCTTTGGTGGATAAACAGCAGGGCGGGCAGCTAATGGCCCGGATTAAAGGGGTTCGGAAAAAACTGTCCCAGGAATTGGGTTTTTTGATTCCGCCGGTACATATCCGGGATAACCTGGATTTATTACCCACCGCTTACCGGTTACAAGTGCTTGGCGTGACTGTTGGCGAGGCGGAAATTCAGCCGGATCGAGAAATGGCCATCAATCCCGGCCAGGTATTCGGCGCATTGCAGGGTATCGAAGGGAAAGATCCCGCCTTTGGCCTGGAGGCGGTGTGGATCGAGCCGGCGCAAAAAGATCACGCCCAGGCGCTGGGTTACACCGTCGTAGATCCTGAAACGGTGATTGCCACCCATCTCAGCCAAGTGCTTCAGGAACATGCATTTCAACTGTTTGGCCACGAAGAAGCGCAACAATGGCTGGACAATTTGGCCAAGGTGGCGCCGAAACTGGCGGAAAGTCTGGTGCCTCAAATTATTCCTCTGACGTTGCTGGTCAAGATCCTGCAAAACCTGCTCAAAGAGAAAATTTCCATCCGCGACATGATTACCATCGCCGAAACTTTGGCGGAGCAGGGGGGTAAGAGTCAGGAACCCGACACCTTGACCGCCGCGGTGCGTTCCGCGCTGGGACGTTCCATTGTCCAGAAAATCAATGGCTTGGAGCATGAGTTGCCGGTAATTACCCTGGATCCTGAATTGGAACAGTTATTGCAGCAAACCCTGCAAGGCGCTGGCAACGAAAGTGCCGGCATTGAACCGGGATTAGCGCAACGTATGCATCAACTGTTGGAAGAACAAACCCAAAAATTGGAAATGACCGGCAAACCCGCGGTCCTGTTGGTTTCTTCCCTGCTCCGCTCCTGGTTGTCGCGGTTCGTCCGCCATACTATTCCTGGACTGCACGTGCTGGCCTATAACGAAGTCCCGGAAGATCAACAGATCAAAGTGGTGGGCGTGGTCGGCCAAAGAGCTTAAATTTAGAGGTAACACTGGATGAAGATGAAACGTTTCCTGGCACCGGATATTCGCCAGGCTCTGCAACAAGTCAAGGAAACTCTGGGTCCAGATGCGGTCATCCTTTCCAATCGCAAAACCGATGAGGGGGTGGAAATCGTCGCCGCCCGCGATTTCGAGATGGAAACCATGCCGCCTTCCAGTCCACCTCGGGCGGAACCGGAAAAGCCAAAAGTGACACCCAAACCATCCTTTTCCGCCCGCGGCTATAGCGCGGTGGCGGAACTGGCTGACGCCTCGGACAAACCCAAGCCGGTTTCGGGGCGGACAAAGAAGCCGGCTAAAGATACCAGGCAAGTTGCCGATATCAATAAGGTGACATTAAACAATGGCGGAAATCGGGGCCCATCCAAGGACCCCCTCCTTACCCGGCAGAAGCCGGTGGCGCAATCTGCCGCTTCTACTGGGGACAGCCCGGTTTCCGCCACCCTTTCCAACATACCGGTTCATTCAGAGGAAATGCAGGGGATGCGGCGGGAATTGCAGCAAATGCGCTTTTTGCTGGATAGACATTTATCCCGGCAAGCCTGGCGGGAGGAAGTGGAGAAGTATCCTACCCGTCTGGATATTTTGCGCCAGCTTACCCAATTGAGTTTCTCTCCAACCCTGAGCCGCGAATTTGCTCAACGCTGTGGTCAGGCAGGGGACATCGCTTTTGCCTGGGAGCAAGTCCGGCAGGCAATAAGCCAGGCGATTCCTATCGCGGAAAATCCACTGCTGGATTATGGCGGGATTGTCGCTTTGGTCGGGCCGACCGGTGTTGGTAAAACCACTACTGTTGCCAAACTGGCGGCCCGTTTCCGGTTAAAGCACGGCCCCCGCCAAATTGCCTTGGTCACCACGGACAATTACCGGATCGCCGCCCATGAACAGCTCAGTACCTATGCCCGGATTTTGGGGGTGCCGGTGCGGGTGGCCGGTAATACGGAAGAGTTGCACGGTATACTCAGGGGTTTCATGGATAAAAAATTGGTACTGATTGATACCGCCGGCATGAGCCAAAAAGACTTGCGGCTGGCGGACCAATTCGCCCTTTTCCGGGAGAGTGAAATCGAGATTGAAACTCATCTGGTGCTTTCCGCCAGTTCCCAACTCAAATCCCTTAAGGAAACCATTGCCGCATTTTCCGGGTTCGGAGCCAAATCCTGCATTCTTACCAAACTGGATGAAGCCGGTACCTTGGGACCGGCATTATCCGCCTTGCTGGAGCACAGGTTACCAGCCGCTTTTGTCACCGATGGCCAACAGGTGCCGGAAAATCTGCATCGCGCCAATGCCAGGGATCTGGTCGAGTGTTGTTTTGCCGGCGAGGAAGCCGCATCCGCGCCAGATAAGAATGATTTCGCCTTTGAAGATTGGGTTGCTTATGCCAGCGTATAACTCGGATCAAGCCGCCGGAATCCGGCACATGACAAACCTCAAGCCAGTGCGGGTATTGGCGGTGGCCAGTGGCAAAGGGGGGGTGGGTAAAACCAATGTGTCGGTGAATCTCGGCGTGGCTTTAGCGCAGATGGGGCGGGCTACCGCCTTGTTGGATGCGGATATGGGGCTGGCCAATGTGGACATTTTATTGGGACTGCATCCTGGCTATAACCTTTCCCATGTCATTCGGGGAGAAAAGGCCCTGGATGAAATTTTATTGGAAGGCCCCGCCGGTTTGAAAATTGTGCCAGCCGCTTCCGGTGTGCAACAGATGGCGGAGTTATCGCCAGCGGAGCAGGCAGGTTTGATCCGGGCATTCAGCGAGCTGCAAATCCCTTTGGAAGTGTTGATTGTCGATACTGCGGCGGGGATTTCCGGCAGCGTGGTGAATTTTGCCCGGGCGTGCCAGGAAGTAGTGGTTGTGGTGTGTGATGAGCCCACATCCTTGACCGATGCCTATGCTTTCATCAAGCTACTCAATCGCGATTATGGCCTGCACCGCTTTCAAATTCTATGCAATATGGTGCGGGATGCGGGCCAGGGAAGGATTCTATTCGAAAAGCTTTGCCGGGTGACCGACCATTATCTGGATGTGACGTTGAATTATTTTGGCGCCGTTCCCTACGATGACGGCGTACGCAAGGCCGTGAGAATGCAACAGCCAGTGGTAACGGCATTTCCCGGATCGCCTGCTGCCCAGGCATTAAAATCCTTGGCGCGTAAGATTGAGACTTGGCCCATGAGTGACATGCCATCCGGGCAGCTGGAATTTTTTGTCGAGCGCATGATTCATTTCAGTTCGGAGGCATTCGCATGAAAGGCGCCCAGGCCTATGCGCAGGTACAGTCCCAGGATTTCGAATCAATCGTGGGTCGCTATACCCCGTTGGTGAATCGGATTGCCCATCATTTGAAAGCCAGGCTCCCGGCAAGCGTGCAATTGGATGATTTGATTCAAGCCGGCATGGTGGGTTTGTTGGAAGCCTCCCGTCAATACGATGCGGGGCAGGGCGCTAGTTTTGAAACCTATGCGGGGATCCGTATACGCGGGGCGATGCTGGACGAAGTGCGCCGTTACGATTGGACGCCCCGTTCCGTCCACCGCAAGGCCAGAATGATTTCCGAGGCCATGTATGCCATCGAACGCCGCACCGGCCGTGACGCCCGGGACACGGAGGTGGCGGAAGAGTTGAATATGACCCTGGATGAATATCATCAGGTGCTTCAGGATGCTATTGGTTGCCGTCTGTTTAGTGTCGATGAGTTGTTCGAAAATGGCGAGGCGATTCTGGATCAGATTAGTGGCTCTGAAGTAGCGCCCATTGATTCCCTTTCCAAGGATAATTTTAAGGCAGCGTTGGCGGATGCTATTGCCGGACTGCCCGAGCGGGAACGGTTGGTGATTTCCTTCTATTATGAAGAAGAAATGAATCTGCGGGAAATTGGCGAAGTGTTGGGAGTGAGCGAGTCCCGGGTATCCCAGATCAATAGCCAGGCCATGCTCAGGTTGCGGGCGCGGATGCGGGAATGGCTGCATGATTAGGTGGGTTGTGTCTCAAAACTCGAGGCGGCGCTGGTGTTCCAATCCTCCATCCGCGGGACGCAGTGAACCCATCCCTGGGGGCTTGATGGTGGCCATCCGGGCCACCAACACCCGCGGATGGAGGACTGGAACACCAGCTTAGGCGATCGGATTATATCGCCAAATCTCTTCAATCGGATGAATCACAGCCAACCGCGAAAATACGACTATATTTACTATTAATTGAGTTAAACGACAGACAAGGGGTTGAGCGTTGGACAAGAACATGAAAATCCTGGTGGTGGATGATTTTTCCACCATGCGCAGGATCATTAAAAACCTGCTGCGGGAACTTGGGTTTACCAATATCAGCGAAGCTGACGATGGTCAAACAGCGCTGCCCAAGCTGCAGGCCGGGGACTTTGATTTGCTGATTACCGACTGGAATATGCCCGGCATGACCGGCATTGAACTGCTGAAGGCGGTACGAGCGGACGAAAAGTTATCAACCATGCCGGTACTGATGGTGACGGCCGAGGCCCGCCGGGATCAGATTGTTGCCGCCGCTCAGGCTGGTGTGAATGGCTATATTATCAAGCCTTTTACCGCCGGTACTCTGAAAGAGAAGCTGGAAAAAATCTTTGAACGTCTGGCGGCTTAGGGGCAATTCATGGCAGCAGTAACAACTGAACTGGATGAATCCCTCAGTGCACGCCTGGAGCGCGCCAAAGCCTTGGTGATTGCTCTGGAACAAGGAGATGAAGCAGAGGCTGACCGGATTTTGGATGAGATCGGCCGGGTACGGGAAAGCATGCTTTTTCAGGAGATTGGCAAATTAACTCGTCAGCTTCACGAGGCTTTGACAGGCTTCATGGTGGACAACAAATTGGCAGAGCTTACCGAAAACGATATTCCCGATGCCCGCGAGCGTTTGAATTATGTCATCACCATGACCGATCAGGCGGCCAACACCACGCTTAACGTTTTGGATGAGGTCTTGCCGCAAATCAATTCTCTCAGTGAAAAAACCGATAACTTGGGCGCCCGCTGGGAGCGGTTTCTGCAACGGGAAATGCCTTATGCGGAATTCCGGGAAATGAGCCGGGAAATTAGCAGTTATTTTAAAGATATATCGCCCGCCCTGGCGCAAATGCAAGCGCAGTTGAATGAAGTGCTGATGGCGCAGAGTTTTCAGGATTTGACCGGGCAAATTATCCGCAAGGTTATCGAACTGGTGCAACAGGTGGAAAACAGCCTGATTGAATTGATCCGCTTTTCAAGCCGGCATATTGGACCTTCTACCCCGGAGACCGGGCATGGGAAGCCCGAAGTAGAAGCCGAGGGGCCGGTAGTTCCGGGGGTAGACAAGGCAGAAGCTGTCAGCAACCAGGACGATGTGGATGATTTATTGTCCAGTCTAGGGTTTTAACCCGAATATTGCACCAGCCGGTTTCGAGCCTTTAAGTAATTTATTGAATTAGGGAAAGAAAATGCTAAATTTTCACATTATTCACGAGGTGCAATTTGTCCCTGGCCCGAATCCTATCCCGGCCCTGGCTTGTCCAGGCACGCCTGGACTTGAATTTCCCTCAACCCATAGCTACGGCTATGGGTTTACTCCGGGCGTCCTGCCCTTCGCCCCTTACGGGGCCAGCGGAGCTGTTCCAAATCGCTCCCGGCGATTTGGTCAGTCCAATCCTG
Above is a window of Methylothermaceae bacteria B42 DNA encoding:
- a CDS encoding flagellar motor switch protein FliM, producing the protein MSLDDLLSQDEIDALLHGVDEGKVETETAPTYSADEVRSYDFTSQDRIVRGRMPTLEMVNERFARYFRISLFSLLRRTAEVTFSGVQVMKFSEFIHSLFVPTNLNLIRFQPLRGRGLIVFDPKLVFTAVDNYFGGSGQFYNKVEGREFTPTEMRVIQILLNLVFKDLHEAWKPVMEIELEYMNSEVNPQFANIVSPSEIVVNSTIHIELEGGGGDLHITLPYSMIEPIRELLDTIQSDRGDVDERWRNALHYEVMQSQVELHGLLLDKQLTVEQLLDLRPGDVIPVEMNEKATLMAEEIPIFKGRVGISNGNYAMKLMEKIERGPDSKPCPEQIEHEKAEDVTHE
- a CDS encoding flagellar motor switch protein FliN, whose product is MEGAAASSSEESGEAEESTGEDDLEDAWGAALAEQADAEVVDEAEEGGDEIAPATYENLENQGITESRTPEDINLDVILDVPVTVSLEIGRTRMSIRNLLQLTQGSVVELDRLAGEPMDVLVNGTLIAHGEVVVVNDKFGIRLTDVISPAERLRKLR
- a CDS encoding flagellar biosynthesis protein flip, with product MKNGFGMVFLLSVPGLAVAAPGLEAVQVTTAPDGGKSYTISIQVLALMTALTLLPGLLLSMTSFTRIIVVLAILRQALGTGQTPNNQILLGISLLLTFFIMMPVFDQAYKTGIAPYLEEKIEAGEALKRVTVPLRKFMLRQTRESDLGLFVRLSGREDLESLDDVPMSMLIPAFITSELKTAFQIGFLLFLPFLVIDLVVASVLMSMGMMMLSPVIISLPFKLMLFVLVDGWALVIETLAASFYTV
- a CDS encoding EscS/YscS/HrcS family type III secretion system export apparatus protein, which translates into the protein MDADTVMTVAHEMLWVTLKLAAPILLSVLAVGLVVAMFQAATQINEMTLTFVPKLIVIALVLVLAGHWMLRLLTEYTRELYENIPRLLGG
- a CDS encoding flagellar biosynthetic protein FliR, with the translated sequence MHWTEAQLLEYLSRFLWPLLRTGAFIMAMPVFNSHSVPVRVRVIMAVTLCWIVAPTLESVPVLDMLGFSAILVAMREVLIGMAMGFIMQMAFAALIFAGQSIAYSMGLGFASMIDPQLGVQVPIISQAYLLFATLVFLAANGHLVLIEMISASFHTLPVVMESLAREDLWTIVRWSATVFIGGVLLSLPIVVTLLFVNIAFGIATRAAPQLNIFSVGFPVTLMLGLAMVWVTFPAVLHRFSLSLPAAYELIAKLLRL
- a CDS encoding flagellar biosynthetic protein FlhB; this translates as MAEDSGHERSEEPTAKRLDDARKKGQIPRSRELNTFVVLLAGVMGCSIFGGYMAERLRQTMTANFKLERKELFDSDALLVHSGEAFTNILSMLTPFLALMVLAALAAPLGLGGWMFSWGSLQLKFSKLNPWEGFKRMFATKGLVELIKSLLKVLLLGGVATLLLQAFQREIFGLIQQNLQPALSHGLEILWRATLLLSAALVVLVAIDVPYQLWDHRKKLKMTLQEVKDEMKESEGRPEVKSKIRQLQHERASQRMMEEVPKADVVVTNPTHYAVALKYDQQGGGAPKVVAKGVDMIAAQIRNKAVAAEVPLVAAPPLARALYYNTELEQEIPEGLYLAVAQVLAYVYQLKVATHPGERPPPPVDLPVPEEYLRHSGDIRE
- a CDS encoding flagellar biosynthesis protein FlhA — encoded protein: MNINVILTRMKQLGGAGLGAPLLVTLMLMLLVLPLPAFVLDLFFTFNIAFSLIILLVVIYTAKPLDFAIFPTVLLVATLLRLGLNVASTRIVLLEGHESPEAAGKVIEAFGAFVIGGNFAVGLVVFAILVIINFVVVTKGAGRVSEVSARFTLDAMPGKQMAIDADLNAGLLSQDEARQRRLEVAQEADFYGAMDGASKFVRGDAIAGILILFINVIGGLAIGMAQHDMTFAEAVERYTLLTIGDGLVAQIPSLLLSVASAILVTRVSSSTEDMGQQFSGQFFDHPKALAISAAVIGLLGLIPGMPNLPFLLLGSVLGAGAYYLYRRNRVLETQAEEALVPPPEPEVKELSWDDVMPVDRIGLQVGYRLIPLVDKQQGGQLMARIKGVRKKLSQELGFLIPPVHIRDNLDLLPTAYRLQVLGVTVGEAEIQPDREMAINPGQVFGALQGIEGKDPAFGLEAVWIEPAQKDHAQALGYTVVDPETVIATHLSQVLQEHAFQLFGHEEAQQWLDNLAKVAPKLAESLVPQIIPLTLLVKILQNLLKEKISIRDMITIAETLAEQGGKSQEPDTLTAAVRSALGRSIVQKINGLEHELPVITLDPELEQLLQQTLQGAGNESAGIEPGLAQRMHQLLEEQTQKLEMTGKPAVLLVSSLLRSWLSRFVRHTIPGLHVLAYNEVPEDQQIKVVGVVGQRA
- a CDS encoding cobyrinic acid a,c-diamide synthase, translated to MPAYNSDQAAGIRHMTNLKPVRVLAVASGKGGVGKTNVSVNLGVALAQMGRATALLDADMGLANVDILLGLHPGYNLSHVIRGEKALDEILLEGPAGLKIVPAASGVQQMAELSPAEQAGLIRAFSELQIPLEVLIVDTAAGISGSVVNFARACQEVVVVVCDEPTSLTDAYAFIKLLNRDYGLHRFQILCNMVRDAGQGRILFEKLCRVTDHYLDVTLNYFGAVPYDDGVRKAVRMQQPVVTAFPGSPAAQALKSLARKIETWPMSDMPSGQLEFFVERMIHFSSEAFA
- the fliA gene encoding RNA polymerase sigma factor FliA (sigma factors are initiation factors that promote the attachment of RNA polymerase to specific initiation sites and are then released; this sigma factor directs late flagellar biosynthesis genes), with protein sequence MKGAQAYAQVQSQDFESIVGRYTPLVNRIAHHLKARLPASVQLDDLIQAGMVGLLEASRQYDAGQGASFETYAGIRIRGAMLDEVRRYDWTPRSVHRKARMISEAMYAIERRTGRDARDTEVAEELNMTLDEYHQVLQDAIGCRLFSVDELFENGEAILDQISGSEVAPIDSLSKDNFKAALADAIAGLPERERLVISFYYEEEMNLREIGEVLGVSESRVSQINSQAMLRLRARMREWLHD
- a CDS encoding histidine kinase, with product MDKNMKILVVDDFSTMRRIIKNLLRELGFTNISEADDGQTALPKLQAGDFDLLITDWNMPGMTGIELLKAVRADEKLSTMPVLMVTAEARRDQIVAAAQAGVNGYIIKPFTAGTLKEKLEKIFERLAA
- a CDS encoding chemotaxis protein CheZ, whose amino-acid sequence is MAAVTTELDESLSARLERAKALVIALEQGDEAEADRILDEIGRVRESMLFQEIGKLTRQLHEALTGFMVDNKLAELTENDIPDARERLNYVITMTDQAANTTLNVLDEVLPQINSLSEKTDNLGARWERFLQREMPYAEFREMSREISSYFKDISPALAQMQAQLNEVLMAQSFQDLTGQIIRKVIELVQQVENSLIELIRFSSRHIGPSTPETGHGKPEVEAEGPVVPGVDKAEAVSNQDDVDDLLSSLGF